The following proteins come from a genomic window of Heyndrickxia acidicola:
- a CDS encoding SDR family oxidoreductase, which translates to MYQDLEGKVVVITGASTGLGKAMAERFGQEKCKVVINYYSSKDNVQEIIDSIEKSGGEASAIQGDVTKEEDIKRLIDHAVSTYGSLDVMINNAGIENEVPSEKLSLDDWNKVINTNLTGQFLGCREAIDYMVEHDIKGAIINMSSVHEVIPWPHFVHYAASKGGVKLMTETLALEFAPRGIRVNSIAPGAIDTPINAEKFKDPDKKKGVLELIPIGYIGKPEEIAACAAWLASKEASYVTGLTLFADGGMTQYPGFQAGRG; encoded by the coding sequence ATGTATCAAGATTTAGAAGGCAAAGTTGTCGTCATCACAGGTGCATCAACAGGACTTGGAAAAGCAATGGCAGAACGATTTGGACAAGAAAAGTGTAAAGTAGTAATCAATTACTACAGCAGTAAGGATAATGTGCAGGAAATCATCGATTCTATTGAGAAGTCCGGCGGAGAAGCAAGTGCCATTCAAGGGGATGTCACTAAAGAAGAGGATATAAAAAGACTCATAGATCATGCTGTTTCAACGTATGGATCTCTGGATGTGATGATTAATAATGCAGGAATTGAAAATGAAGTCCCTTCAGAAAAGCTGTCATTGGATGATTGGAACAAAGTCATTAATACCAACTTGACCGGACAGTTTCTGGGCTGCCGTGAAGCGATTGATTACATGGTTGAACATGATATTAAAGGCGCTATAATCAATATGTCCTCTGTGCATGAAGTCATTCCTTGGCCGCATTTTGTTCACTATGCAGCAAGTAAAGGCGGAGTGAAGCTGATGACAGAAACACTGGCACTGGAGTTTGCCCCTCGTGGAATTAGAGTGAACAGCATTGCGCCAGGTGCGATTGATACACCAATCAATGCAGAAAAATTTAAAGACCCTGATAAGAAAAAAGGCGTTCTGGAGCTGATTCCAATAGGCTACATCGGAAAGCCTGAAGAAATTGCAGCCTGTGCGGCATGGCTTGCATCCAAAGAAGCAAGCTATGTAACGGGCCTCACCTTATTTGCAGATGGCGGCATGACGCAATACCCTGGATTTCAGGCTGGCCGCGGCTGA
- a CDS encoding TetR/AcrR family transcriptional regulator: MVNQQRGRAPGRPKASEIQTPKKELILQVASRLFLEHGFQKVSIDDVAKAGGMTKATVYYYYGSKAELFKETMVAMMARVRERIRMLIESDKPLYDRLMDVTVAHLHATTSLDLDSFMRESKSSLSDEQVQDMLIAEERMFESIEAAIQDAIDKGEIPPVGAKFAAHAYNALLRVGNYKSPEGTPLFPSTEETAGSILKLFWNGLMAGPFTR, translated from the coding sequence ATGGTTAATCAACAACGGGGCCGGGCACCTGGAAGGCCCAAGGCATCCGAGATTCAAACACCGAAAAAGGAATTAATCCTCCAGGTGGCCTCCCGTTTATTTTTAGAGCACGGTTTTCAAAAGGTTTCCATTGATGATGTGGCGAAGGCGGGCGGTATGACGAAAGCAACGGTGTACTATTATTATGGCTCCAAGGCCGAGCTGTTCAAGGAGACGATGGTCGCTATGATGGCCCGGGTTCGCGAGCGGATCAGAATGCTGATTGAGTCTGATAAACCTTTGTATGACCGATTAATGGATGTGACGGTTGCACATTTACATGCGACAACGTCACTTGATTTGGACAGCTTTATGCGGGAGTCAAAATCTTCCCTTTCCGATGAGCAGGTACAGGATATGCTGATTGCTGAGGAGAGAATGTTTGAAAGCATTGAAGCTGCCATTCAGGATGCCATTGACAAAGGGGAAATTCCTCCTGTGGGGGCTAAATTTGCTGCACATGCCTACAATGCCCTTCTCCGAGTCGGAAATTACAAATCCCCTGAAGGAACCCCTCTTTTTCCTTCAACTGAGGAAACCGCAGGCTCCATCCTAAAGCTATTCTGGAATGGGCTGATGGCAGGTCCTTTCACACGCTAA
- a CDS encoding MMPL family transporter: MKSFLLSMIHAVTGKKGKWITLAVWILLTGVLSAVFPSVQKMTDDSAANLPKSDMSVQAQKIADKYFPNNAGTPLLVVWYRSGGLEDQDYKLVSKMYQKLEDQPLKAQNFIPPFAKIPSQALKAQASKDGTSLVTPVFMKKNASTKQLDSDLKKLQNQIENEGSSKAIFDKKLSSSGLHVRFTGPVGIATDATALFSKADVTLLISTVLLVLILLILLYRSPILAIVPLIGVGFAYGVTGPILGMLAKQGIITIDSQAVSIMTVLLFGAGTDYCLFLVSKYRECLLEEKNPTKALQQAIQHSGGAIMVSAITVVVSLCTLLLAQFGSYQRFATPFSLVILIMGIAALTLLPALLSIFGRISFFPFIPRTEEMTRELEMRKGKKIKRREAHGKISKRLGVFVTNKPWTVIVISVIVLGVLAAFVPRIQYTQNLISSFPKDMPSREGFDLMAKHFSPGELAPVQVIANTEGKNPDLKKALSGLSFVDSVSNPAVSTKNKQYISLNVNLKDDPYDNKSVKDIPKIQNKVKAALNDAGVKPEGHYWIGGETSNLYDTENATDRDFKVIVPVVTLIIAALLLVYLRSIVAMVYLIATVALSYLSALGAGWLLIHYGIGISAIQGLIPLYAFVFLVALGEDYNIFMISSIWKNRNAQPHKLAIANGVTQTSSVITSAGLILAGTFAVLATLPIQVLLQFGLVTAIGVLLDTFVVRPLLVPAITTVLGRYAFWPGKLWNKQDEIQAAADRE; encoded by the coding sequence ATGAAAAGCTTTTTGCTAAGCATGATTCATGCAGTAACAGGCAAGAAAGGGAAGTGGATTACGCTTGCAGTGTGGATTCTTTTAACAGGCGTCTTATCCGCCGTTTTTCCCAGCGTACAAAAAATGACCGATGACAGTGCAGCGAATTTGCCTAAATCGGATATGTCTGTTCAGGCACAAAAAATTGCCGATAAATATTTTCCAAACAATGCAGGAACACCTCTACTTGTAGTGTGGTACCGTTCAGGGGGCCTTGAGGACCAGGATTACAAGCTCGTCTCCAAGATGTATCAAAAGCTTGAGGATCAGCCCTTAAAGGCACAAAATTTTATTCCGCCATTTGCAAAGATTCCGTCGCAAGCCTTAAAGGCCCAGGCATCTAAGGATGGAACATCACTTGTTACACCTGTATTTATGAAGAAAAATGCCAGTACCAAACAGCTGGACAGCGATTTGAAAAAGCTTCAAAACCAAATCGAAAACGAGGGATCTTCCAAAGCAATCTTTGATAAAAAACTCAGCAGCTCTGGCCTGCATGTTCGATTTACAGGGCCGGTTGGAATTGCAACAGATGCTACAGCTCTATTCAGCAAAGCGGATGTCACGCTGCTGATTTCAACAGTTCTTTTAGTTCTAATTTTATTAATTCTGCTTTATCGTTCACCAATTCTAGCCATTGTCCCATTGATTGGAGTAGGATTTGCCTACGGTGTAACAGGCCCGATTCTGGGCATGCTCGCAAAGCAAGGCATTATCACCATTGATTCGCAGGCTGTCTCCATCATGACCGTTCTGCTATTCGGTGCCGGGACGGATTACTGTCTCTTCTTAGTATCCAAATACCGGGAATGCCTTTTGGAGGAAAAAAACCCGACCAAAGCGCTTCAGCAGGCTATTCAGCATTCCGGCGGTGCGATTATGGTCAGTGCCATTACCGTGGTAGTGAGCCTGTGTACGCTGCTCCTGGCGCAATTCGGCTCCTACCAGCGCTTTGCAACACCATTTAGCTTGGTCATTCTCATTATGGGCATTGCCGCCTTAACGCTTCTGCCGGCCCTGCTAAGTATCTTTGGCAGAATTTCCTTCTTCCCATTTATCCCAAGAACCGAGGAAATGACCCGGGAACTGGAAATGAGAAAAGGGAAAAAAATCAAAAGGCGCGAAGCACATGGGAAAATCAGCAAAAGACTCGGAGTCTTTGTTACAAATAAGCCTTGGACTGTTATTGTTATCAGTGTGATTGTACTTGGGGTACTGGCAGCCTTTGTTCCCCGCATACAGTACACTCAAAACCTGATTTCATCTTTTCCGAAGGATATGCCGTCACGTGAAGGCTTTGACCTAATGGCGAAGCATTTCTCTCCGGGAGAACTGGCACCGGTACAGGTGATCGCCAATACGGAAGGGAAAAATCCAGATCTTAAAAAAGCTCTCAGCGGACTTTCATTTGTGGATTCAGTGTCAAATCCTGCTGTCAGTACAAAGAACAAACAATATATCTCCTTAAATGTAAACCTGAAGGATGACCCATATGATAATAAATCGGTAAAAGATATACCAAAAATACAAAATAAGGTAAAAGCAGCGTTAAATGATGCGGGGGTTAAGCCGGAAGGCCATTATTGGATCGGCGGAGAGACCTCCAATCTGTATGACACGGAAAATGCAACAGACCGTGATTTTAAAGTGATTGTCCCAGTGGTTACTTTAATCATTGCCGCACTGCTGCTTGTCTACCTTCGTTCCATTGTAGCTATGGTGTACCTCATTGCCACAGTGGCACTTTCGTATCTCTCAGCATTGGGCGCAGGCTGGCTTCTGATCCACTATGGAATCGGTATTTCAGCGATCCAGGGACTTATTCCGCTTTACGCATTTGTTTTCTTAGTGGCTTTAGGGGAAGATTACAATATCTTTATGATCTCGAGTATTTGGAAAAATAGGAACGCCCAGCCGCATAAACTTGCCATTGCCAATGGTGTAACACAAACGAGCAGCGTTATTACATCAGCAGGCTTAATTCTTGCCGGAACCTTTGCGGTGCTGGCGACACTTCCAATTCAAGTGCTGCTGCAATTTGGGCTTGTCACAGCGATTGGTGTCCTGCTTGATACGTTTGTTGTTCGTCCGCTTCTTGTACCAGCCATCACAACCGTCCTTGGACGCTATGCATTCTGGCCAGGAAAGCTATGGAACAAGCAGGATGAAATTCAGGCAGCGGCAGATAGAGAATAA
- a CDS encoding cyclic-phosphate processing receiver domain-containing protein, with the protein MKINVFLDDIRSCPQGHILVKDIDACAELLTNFSVHHLSLDYDLVDQQKNGMTLVRWIVEQKLFPDRITIHSANSIGGKAMYIFLKEAQEKLLMPRFIKVILRPLPISL; encoded by the coding sequence ATGAAAATAAATGTGTTTCTCGATGATATCCGCTCTTGTCCACAAGGCCATATCCTTGTTAAGGACATCGACGCATGTGCCGAGCTTTTGACAAACTTTTCTGTCCATCACCTTTCCCTGGACTATGACCTGGTCGATCAGCAAAAAAACGGTATGACACTTGTACGGTGGATTGTAGAACAGAAGCTGTTCCCTGACCGGATTACCATTCATTCTGCAAATTCTATCGGTGGAAAAGCCATGTATATTTTCTTGAAAGAAGCCCAGGAAAAACTTCTCATGCCAAGATTTATAAAGGTCATTTTGCGTCCTTTGCCCATTAGTCTTTAA
- a CDS encoding DUF2231 domain-containing protein → MFNEVFSHIHPIMVHFPIVLILLAAGYDLFLTITKQRISPKQGFLLWAAAFIFAWIAVGTGPEEDARGNTNLFKYHSTLADLTTVLAAVVVAFRLFFIIKRKELLKSLLAVYCVLSIICAIAILSVGYFGGAMVYDQGVGVKMHGKYVNPPHPGKFGNHGN, encoded by the coding sequence ATGTTTAACGAAGTATTCTCGCATATTCATCCCATTATGGTTCATTTTCCGATCGTCCTCATTCTTCTTGCCGCCGGTTATGATTTATTTTTAACGATCACAAAACAAAGAATTTCGCCTAAGCAGGGCTTTTTACTGTGGGCAGCAGCGTTTATTTTTGCCTGGATTGCAGTAGGGACAGGCCCTGAGGAGGATGCCAGAGGAAATACTAACCTTTTTAAGTATCACAGTACACTGGCAGATTTAACAACGGTGCTGGCAGCGGTTGTAGTAGCCTTCCGTCTGTTCTTTATTATTAAAAGGAAAGAGCTTTTAAAATCCTTGCTGGCTGTTTATTGTGTGCTTTCCATTATCTGTGCCATCGCCATTCTTTCTGTTGGTTACTTTGGCGGTGCAATGGTATACGACCAGGGTGTTGGAGTTAAAATGCATGGCAAGTATGTCAATCCCCCGCATCCAGGAAAGTTCGGAAATCATGGTAATTAA
- a CDS encoding MFS transporter gives MSKSLFTNRSFLFVWAGNWISELGGAFGTFCNSILVYQQTGSTMALGGMWLLYLIPSLILQLFIGPFIDRWSRKWIMIFSQWARGVIFLIPLLALATGGFHVWDIFVVQMVIGLITPLYTPANQAITPSIVPEEKLKSANAAIDGTVRIMTFLAPALGGMAVEAAGVKPTLIFVCSMLLISGTLLLFIEERRVQQPVRKTWLQQFSQGITYFFKQRLIVWLGIFLAFVQFGVGVTMVVTLPYITKVLSGTYAQYGYFMASFPLGYAAGALLIGKMKSASRRMLMLGALVTGGLTYIFLGFNTNIYFSFGTEAIAGVAMAIFGVHNMTLCQQIVPNEMMGKVFSVRLFIIRGALPLGVSAGSLLSEHWGIRPLYILIGSIICLVSVLGILLPYFSFMDEESVEKAAS, from the coding sequence TTGAGCAAAAGTCTTTTTACCAATCGTTCATTTCTTTTTGTTTGGGCAGGAAACTGGATATCCGAATTGGGCGGGGCATTTGGGACGTTCTGCAACTCGATATTAGTGTATCAGCAGACCGGCTCCACGATGGCACTCGGCGGAATGTGGCTGTTGTATTTGATTCCTTCCCTGATTCTTCAATTGTTTATCGGGCCGTTTATTGACCGGTGGAGCCGAAAATGGATCATGATTTTCTCACAATGGGCGAGGGGAGTAATTTTCCTCATTCCGCTGCTTGCGTTAGCAACAGGCGGCTTTCATGTATGGGATATATTTGTGGTTCAAATGGTGATAGGACTGATTACACCACTTTACACACCGGCCAATCAAGCGATTACTCCTTCCATTGTTCCTGAAGAGAAGCTTAAGTCTGCTAATGCAGCCATTGATGGAACTGTCCGGATCATGACCTTCCTGGCGCCTGCTCTTGGCGGGATGGCGGTCGAGGCGGCCGGAGTAAAGCCTACGCTCATTTTTGTATGCAGCATGCTGCTGATAAGCGGAACACTGCTGCTATTTATAGAGGAAAGAAGAGTTCAACAGCCTGTTCGAAAAACCTGGCTTCAGCAGTTTAGTCAAGGCATTACGTACTTTTTTAAGCAGCGTTTGATTGTATGGCTGGGAATTTTTTTAGCTTTTGTCCAATTTGGCGTAGGCGTGACGATGGTGGTCACCCTTCCTTATATCACAAAGGTTCTGTCTGGGACGTACGCTCAGTACGGTTATTTCATGGCAAGCTTTCCACTTGGGTATGCAGCTGGAGCGCTTCTCATTGGAAAAATGAAATCTGCAAGCAGAAGAATGCTTATGCTTGGGGCGCTTGTCACTGGCGGGTTAACCTATATTTTCTTAGGGTTTAATACAAATATTTATTTCTCCTTTGGGACAGAAGCCATAGCAGGTGTGGCAATGGCGATTTTTGGCGTCCATAATATGACGCTTTGCCAGCAAATTGTTCCCAATGAGATGATGGGAAAAGTGTTTTCGGTACGGTTGTTCATCATAAGAGGCGCCCTTCCATTAGGAGTTTCTGCAGGAAGTCTCCTTAGTGAGCACTGGGGAATACGGCCGCTTTATATTTTGATTGGATCCATCATTTGCCTGGTATCGGTTTTGGGAATCCTCCTTCCGTATTTTTCGTTTATGGATGAGGAAAGCGTGGAGAAGGCTGCTTCCTGA
- a CDS encoding DUF4181 domain-containing protein has protein sequence MTFIIIFVYIAITALGELWLGKILKLNKHKNSSYRLDKALNWIETILLLMFIAIMSFTQRFQFHLFLYFGIFVISFRSILELLFSKNKNQYIISLYSLATYIIFIILCTWVGIL, from the coding sequence ATGACATTTATTATTATATTTGTCTATATTGCTATTACTGCTTTGGGAGAGCTTTGGCTTGGGAAAATCCTGAAGCTTAATAAACACAAGAATTCCTCTTATCGGCTGGATAAAGCCCTCAATTGGATCGAAACCATTTTACTGTTAATGTTTATTGCCATCATGTCCTTTACCCAAAGATTTCAGTTTCATCTCTTCTTATATTTTGGAATATTTGTTATTAGCTTTCGATCCATCCTCGAGTTGCTCTTCAGCAAAAACAAAAACCAATATATTATAAGCCTCTACTCACTGGCAACCTACATCATCTTTATCATCCTCTGCACATGGGTAGGAATCCTTTAA
- a CDS encoding aspartyl-phosphate phosphatase Spo0E family protein — MMKNIIEDKRQQLYEAIGLSHLTSEETLRASRELERFMNFHFRVRNSPAKGTVRKAAVHSNAITSILEVASREKLELPFEFNPDLLRHAEWYSIDVIHTLLLAVSEKYGNEAVESIGEIVPERCIFPQTVQSFEESLQQLNRIFHLNHKSSAYIGEYLPYTDVKNEMTVFCHTPHYPAAFNRGILAGFAKKFNHSIKLKELDLANGGQFKING, encoded by the coding sequence ATGATGAAGAACATTATTGAAGATAAACGTCAGCAATTATATGAAGCAATCGGACTTAGCCATTTGACCTCTGAAGAAACACTGCGTGCGAGCCGAGAGCTGGAAAGGTTTATGAATTTTCATTTCCGGGTGCGTAACAGTCCCGCCAAAGGAACAGTGCGGAAAGCTGCGGTTCATTCGAATGCCATCACCAGCATTTTGGAAGTGGCTTCAAGAGAAAAACTCGAGCTCCCTTTTGAATTTAATCCGGACCTCCTTCGTCATGCTGAGTGGTATTCTATTGATGTCATACATACTTTACTGCTTGCTGTTTCTGAAAAATATGGAAATGAGGCTGTTGAAAGCATAGGAGAAATAGTTCCTGAACGCTGCATTTTTCCCCAAACAGTTCAAAGCTTTGAAGAATCCCTGCAGCAGTTAAATCGTATTTTCCATCTTAATCATAAAAGCTCTGCATACATAGGCGAGTACCTGCCATACACGGATGTAAAAAATGAAATGACCGTTTTCTGCCACACCCCTCATTATCCTGCTGCCTTTAACCGGGGCATTCTTGCAGGCTTTGCTAAAAAGTTTAATCATTCTATAAAACTGAAAGAACTCGATTTGGCAAACGGCGGCCAATTTAAGATTAATGGATAG